Proteins encoded in a region of the Streptomyces sp. NBC_01298 genome:
- a CDS encoding oxidoreductase, giving the protein MAEARPDGEPEDLTGPERLMWDAYRTGSVCDLSTRTAERDDPHADRVWGPERSVRAAVVALLLLHGPGPVRGRVASLKLRGGRITGRLDLSGGTVTPYVELQSCRFDGEVQLSETRFGTLRLVNCAIPRLDAARLHTEGDLHLARCRVARGIRLTDAQIGTDLLISEAVVRRDAKGRALAADGMSVAQDFQGELLQTYGELSLRGAKVGVSMSLRGARLSNPAGKRALNAPQLTVERTLYLTSIALDYVSGGSGSSTPPYGLGHTPLRGRPAQHFECRGGLRLDDGRFGDAVDFYGARFTLTEDQEVSLRRIHTPELRFVGERPELGRVVLSGSRVVKLVDTATSWPARPGRLSIEGFAYENLAPRGDFPPARRLEWIEAATPEYSPEPYERLAAVLRASGEDSDARGVLLAKQRRRRATLPPALRAWGHLQDWTVVYGYRPGRAALWMAVLWAAGAVLFEVHGKPPPLKAEEHPDWNPVLFALDLLLPVVDLGQQDQWILRGAWQWGTAALVILGWILATTVAAGASRVLRRG; this is encoded by the coding sequence ATGGCCGAAGCACGCCCGGACGGGGAACCCGAGGATCTCACGGGCCCCGAGCGGCTCATGTGGGACGCGTACCGGACCGGCAGCGTCTGCGATCTCAGCACCCGCACCGCCGAGCGGGACGATCCGCACGCCGACCGGGTCTGGGGCCCCGAGCGCAGCGTCCGCGCGGCCGTGGTGGCCCTGCTGCTGCTCCACGGGCCGGGCCCGGTGCGGGGCCGGGTGGCCTCCCTGAAGCTGCGCGGCGGACGGATCACGGGCCGCCTCGACCTCTCCGGGGGCACGGTCACCCCGTACGTGGAGCTCCAGTCCTGCCGCTTCGACGGCGAGGTGCAGCTCTCCGAGACCCGCTTCGGCACCCTGCGCCTGGTCAACTGCGCGATACCCCGGCTGGACGCGGCCCGGCTGCACACCGAGGGCGATCTGCACCTGGCGCGCTGCCGGGTGGCGCGCGGGATCCGGCTGACCGACGCGCAGATCGGCACCGACCTGCTGATCAGCGAGGCGGTGGTGCGGCGCGACGCCAAGGGACGGGCCCTGGCCGCCGACGGCATGTCGGTGGCCCAGGACTTCCAGGGCGAGCTGCTCCAGACCTACGGGGAGCTGAGCCTGCGCGGCGCCAAGGTCGGCGTCTCGATGAGCCTGCGCGGGGCCCGCCTGAGCAATCCGGCCGGGAAGCGGGCGCTGAACGCGCCGCAGCTCACCGTCGAGCGCACGCTCTACCTGACCTCCATCGCCCTGGACTACGTCTCGGGCGGCTCCGGCTCCTCCACTCCCCCCTACGGGCTGGGCCACACCCCGCTGCGGGGCCGACCCGCGCAGCACTTCGAATGCCGGGGCGGCCTGCGGCTGGACGACGGCCGCTTCGGGGACGCCGTGGACTTCTACGGGGCCCGGTTCACCCTCACGGAGGACCAGGAGGTCTCGCTGCGCCGCATCCACACCCCGGAGCTGCGGTTCGTGGGCGAGCGCCCCGAGCTGGGGCGGGTGGTGCTGTCGGGCTCGCGGGTGGTCAAGCTCGTGGACACGGCCACGAGCTGGCCGGCCCGCCCGGGCCGGCTGTCCATCGAGGGCTTCGCCTACGAGAACCTCGCGCCCCGGGGCGATTTCCCGCCGGCCCGCCGGCTGGAGTGGATCGAGGCGGCCACCCCCGAGTACTCCCCGGAACCGTACGAGCGGCTCGCCGCGGTCCTGCGGGCCTCCGGCGAGGACTCGGACGCCCGCGGGGTGCTGCTGGCCAAACAGCGGCGCCGGCGGGCGACGCTGCCGCCGGCGCTGCGCGCGTGGGGCCACCTCCAGGACTGGACGGTGGTCTACGGCTACCGGCCGGGCCGCGCGGCGCTGTGGATGGCCGTGCTGTGGGCGGCCGGGGCCGTGCTCTTCGAGGTGCACGGCAAGCCCCCGCCGCTCAAGGCGGAGGAGCACCCCGACTGGAACCCGGTGCTGTTCGCCCTGGACCTGCTGCTGCCGGTGGTCGACCTGGGCCAGCAGGACCAGTGGATTCTGCGGGGCGCCTGGCAGTGGGGCACGGCCGCCCTGGTCATCCTGGGCTGGATCCTGGCCACCACGGTCGCGGCGGGCGCCTCCCGCGTCCTGAGGCGGGGGTGA
- a CDS encoding ABC transporter ATP-binding protein, which yields MSTGTAQADTDTAGPAGPASDVVCAVRDLVKTYPAVRGRRGAPALPETRATDGISLDVRRGEIFGLLGPNGAGKSTLVRQLTGLLRPDSGSVTLLGHDLVRHPDRSARLLSYLGQESTALDELTVSLAAETTGRLRGLGLREARAARDSVLEELGLTGIAGRPLKKLSGGQRRLACFAAALVGERPVLVLDEPTTGMDPVARRAVWAAVDRRRAETGATVLLVTHNVIEAETVLDRVAVIDQGRVIACDTPAGLKAAVSGEVRLELVWRTAPPLELPEVAALAAAATESGRRWVLRLGPDEARAAVAAVTGGPAFAALDDFTLATPSLEDVYLALGGRTSKGLVKA from the coding sequence GTGAGTACGGGGACAGCACAGGCGGATACGGACACGGCAGGGCCCGCGGGACCGGCTTCCGACGTGGTCTGCGCGGTACGCGACCTGGTCAAGACGTATCCCGCGGTACGAGGACGGCGCGGGGCCCCGGCCCTGCCCGAGACCCGTGCCACCGACGGGATCTCCCTGGACGTGCGGCGCGGTGAGATCTTCGGGCTGCTCGGCCCCAACGGCGCCGGCAAATCGACCCTGGTCCGCCAGCTGACCGGCCTGCTGCGGCCCGACTCCGGCTCCGTGACCCTGCTCGGCCACGACCTCGTACGCCACCCCGACCGCTCCGCCCGGCTGCTCTCCTACCTGGGCCAGGAATCCACCGCCCTCGACGAGCTCACGGTCTCGCTGGCCGCCGAGACGACCGGCCGGCTGCGGGGCCTCGGCCTGCGCGAGGCGCGGGCCGCCCGGGACTCCGTACTGGAAGAGCTCGGCCTGACCGGCATCGCCGGACGCCCCCTGAAGAAGCTGTCCGGCGGGCAGCGGCGCCTCGCGTGCTTCGCCGCCGCGCTGGTGGGGGAGCGGCCCGTCCTGGTGCTCGACGAGCCCACGACCGGCATGGACCCGGTGGCCCGGCGGGCCGTCTGGGCCGCCGTCGACCGCCGCCGCGCCGAGACCGGGGCCACCGTGCTGCTGGTCACCCACAACGTCATCGAGGCCGAGACCGTCCTCGACCGGGTCGCCGTCATCGACCAGGGCCGGGTCATCGCCTGCGACACCCCCGCCGGGCTCAAGGCGGCGGTGTCCGGCGAGGTCCGGCTCGAACTGGTCTGGCGTACCGCGCCGCCGCTGGAGCTCCCGGAGGTCGCCGCGCTCGCCGCCGCGGCCACCGAGTCCGGTCGGCGCTGGGTGCTGCGGCTCGGACCCGACGAGGCGCGGGCGGCGGTGGCCGCCGTGACCGGCGGCCCGGCGTTCGCCGCCCTCGACGATTTCACGCTGGCCACGCCGAGCCTGGAGGACGTGTACCTCGCCCTGGGCGGACGCACCTCGAAGGGACTGGTGAAGGCGTGA
- the dnaE gene encoding DNA polymerase III subunit alpha, whose protein sequence is MTKTPFTHLHVHTQYSLLDGAARLKDMFNACNEMGMTHIAMSDHGNLHGAYDFFHTAKKAGVTPIIGIEAYVAPESRRNKRRIQWGQPHQKRDDVSGSGGYTHKTIWAASSTGLHNLFRLSSDAYAEGWLTKWPRMDKETISQWSEGLIASTGCPSGELQTRLRLGQFDEALKAASEYQDIFGKDRYFLELMDHGIEIERRVRDGLLEVGKKLGIPPLVTNDSHYTYAHESAAHDALLCIQTGKNLSDPDRFRFDGTGYYLKSTEEMYAVDSSDAWQEGCRNTLLVAEQVDTTGMFEAKNLMPKFEIPEDGYTEITWFKEEVRRGMARRYPGGVPEDRQRQADYELDVIIQMGFPGYFLVVADFIMWAKNQGIAVGPGRGSAAGSIVAYAMGITDLDPITHGLIFERFLNPERVSMPDVDIDFDERRRVEVIRYVTDKYGDDKVAMIGTYGKIKAKNAIKDSARVLGYPYAMGDRLTKAMPADVLGKGIDLNGITDPSHPRYGEAGEIRAMYENEPDVKKVIDTARGVEGLVRQMGVHAAGVIMSSEPIVDHAPVWVRHTDGVTITQWDYPQCESLGLIKMDFLGLRNLTIMDDAVKMVKANKGIDLDLLGLPLDDPKTFELLGRGDTLGVFQFDGGPMRSLLRLMKPDNFEDISAVSALYRPGPMGMNSHTNYALRKNKQQEITPIHPELEEPLREILGVTYGLIVYQEQVQKAAQIIAGYSLGEADILRRVMGKKKPDELAKNFVIFEAGAKEKGFSDQAIKALWDVLVPFAGYAFNKAHSAAYGLVSYWTAYLKANFPAEYMAGLLTSVKDDKDKSAIYLNECRRMGIKVLPPNVNESEPNFAAQGDDVILFGLTAVRNVGTNVVESIIKSRKAKGKYSSFPDFLDKVEAVVCNKRTVESLIKAGAFDEMGHTRKGLVAHHEPMIDNVVAVKRKEAEGQFDLFGGMGDEDASDEPGFGLDVEFSDVEWEKSYLLAQEREMLGLYVSDHPLFGLEHVLSDKTDAGISQLTGGEHGDGAVVTIGGIISGLQRKMTKQGNAWAIATVEDLAGSIECMFFPATYQLVSTQLVEDTVVFVKGRLDKREDVPRLVAMEMMVPDVSNAGTNAPVVLTIPTVKVTPPMVTRLGEILRHHQGNSEVRIKLQGPRTTTVLRLDKHRVKPDPALFGDLKVLLGPSCLAG, encoded by the coding sequence GTGACCAAGACGCCGTTCACGCACCTGCACGTCCACACCCAGTACTCCCTGCTGGACGGTGCCGCGCGGCTGAAGGACATGTTCAACGCGTGCAACGAGATGGGCATGACCCATATCGCCATGTCCGACCACGGCAATCTGCACGGGGCGTATGACTTCTTCCACACGGCGAAGAAGGCCGGGGTCACGCCGATCATCGGCATCGAGGCGTACGTCGCTCCGGAGTCCCGGCGCAACAAGCGGCGCATCCAGTGGGGCCAGCCCCACCAGAAGCGCGACGACGTGTCCGGTTCCGGCGGCTACACGCACAAGACGATCTGGGCGGCGAGCTCCACCGGGCTGCACAACCTCTTCCGGCTGTCCTCCGACGCGTACGCCGAGGGCTGGCTGACGAAGTGGCCTCGCATGGACAAGGAGACCATCTCCCAGTGGTCGGAGGGCCTGATCGCCTCCACCGGCTGCCCGTCCGGCGAGCTGCAGACCAGGCTGCGCCTCGGCCAGTTCGACGAGGCCCTGAAGGCCGCCTCCGAGTACCAGGACATCTTCGGCAAGGACCGGTACTTCCTGGAGCTGATGGACCACGGCATCGAGATCGAGCGCCGGGTCCGCGACGGACTGCTGGAGGTGGGCAAGAAGCTCGGCATCCCGCCGCTGGTGACGAACGACTCGCACTACACGTACGCGCACGAGTCGGCCGCGCACGACGCCCTGCTCTGCATCCAGACCGGCAAGAACCTCTCGGACCCGGACCGCTTCCGCTTCGACGGCACCGGCTACTACCTGAAGTCCACGGAGGAGATGTACGCCGTCGATTCCTCGGACGCCTGGCAGGAGGGCTGCCGCAATACCCTCCTGGTGGCCGAGCAGGTCGATACCACCGGCATGTTCGAGGCCAAGAACCTCATGCCGAAGTTCGAGATCCCCGAAGACGGCTACACCGAGATCACCTGGTTCAAGGAGGAAGTGCGGCGCGGCATGGCCCGCCGCTACCCGGGAGGGGTCCCCGAGGACCGGCAGCGGCAGGCCGACTACGAGCTGGACGTCATCATCCAGATGGGGTTCCCGGGCTACTTCCTCGTCGTCGCCGACTTCATCATGTGGGCCAAGAACCAGGGCATCGCCGTGGGCCCCGGCCGTGGTTCCGCCGCCGGCTCGATCGTCGCGTACGCCATGGGCATCACCGACCTCGACCCGATCACCCACGGCCTGATCTTCGAGCGGTTCCTGAACCCCGAGCGCGTCTCCATGCCCGATGTCGACATCGACTTCGACGAGCGCAGGCGCGTCGAAGTGATCCGGTACGTGACCGACAAGTACGGCGACGACAAGGTCGCCATGATCGGCACCTACGGAAAGATCAAGGCGAAGAACGCCATCAAGGACTCGGCCCGGGTCCTCGGCTACCCGTACGCCATGGGCGACCGGCTCACCAAGGCCATGCCCGCCGACGTCCTCGGCAAGGGCATCGACCTGAACGGCATCACCGACCCCTCGCACCCGCGCTACGGCGAGGCGGGCGAGATCCGGGCGATGTACGAGAACGAGCCGGACGTGAAGAAGGTCATCGACACCGCCCGCGGCGTGGAGGGCCTGGTCCGCCAGATGGGCGTGCACGCCGCCGGCGTGATCATGTCCAGCGAGCCGATCGTCGACCACGCCCCGGTCTGGGTGCGGCATACGGACGGCGTGACCATCACGCAGTGGGACTACCCGCAGTGCGAGTCGCTCGGCCTGATCAAGATGGACTTCCTGGGCCTGCGCAACCTCACGATCATGGACGACGCCGTCAAGATGGTGAAGGCCAACAAGGGGATCGACCTCGACCTCCTGGGCCTGCCGCTCGACGACCCCAAGACCTTCGAACTGCTCGGCCGCGGCGACACCCTCGGCGTCTTCCAGTTCGACGGCGGGCCCATGCGCTCCCTGCTGCGCCTGATGAAGCCCGACAACTTCGAGGACATCTCCGCCGTCTCGGCCCTGTACCGGCCGGGCCCGATGGGCATGAACTCGCACACGAACTACGCCCTGCGCAAGAACAAGCAGCAGGAGATCACCCCGATCCACCCGGAGCTGGAGGAGCCGCTCAGGGAGATCCTCGGCGTCACCTACGGCCTCATCGTGTACCAGGAGCAGGTCCAGAAGGCCGCCCAGATCATCGCCGGGTACTCGCTCGGCGAGGCCGACATCCTGCGCCGCGTGATGGGCAAGAAGAAGCCCGACGAACTGGCGAAGAACTTCGTCATCTTCGAGGCGGGCGCCAAGGAGAAGGGCTTCAGCGACCAGGCGATCAAGGCGCTGTGGGACGTCCTGGTCCCCTTCGCCGGCTACGCCTTCAACAAGGCCCACTCGGCCGCGTACGGCCTGGTCTCCTACTGGACCGCCTACCTCAAGGCCAATTTCCCGGCCGAGTACATGGCGGGCCTGCTCACCTCGGTCAAGGACGACAAGGACAAGTCCGCGATCTACCTGAACGAGTGCCGCCGGATGGGCATCAAGGTGCTCCCGCCGAACGTGAACGAGTCGGAGCCCAACTTCGCCGCCCAGGGCGACGACGTGATCCTCTTCGGCCTCACGGCCGTGCGCAACGTCGGCACCAACGTCGTGGAGTCGATCATCAAGAGCAGGAAGGCGAAGGGGAAGTACTCCTCCTTCCCCGACTTCCTGGACAAGGTCGAGGCCGTCGTCTGCAACAAGCGCACGGTCGAATCCCTGATCAAGGCCGGCGCCTTCGACGAGATGGGCCACACCCGCAAGGGCCTGGTCGCCCACCACGAACCGATGATCGACAACGTGGTCGCCGTCAAGCGCAAGGAGGCCGAGGGGCAGTTCGACCTCTTCGGCGGAATGGGTGACGAGGACGCGAGCGACGAGCCCGGCTTCGGCCTCGACGTGGAGTTCTCCGACGTCGAGTGGGAGAAGTCCTACCTGCTCGCCCAGGAGCGCGAGATGCTCGGCCTCTACGTCTCCGACCACCCGCTCTTCGGCCTGGAGCACGTCCTGTCCGACAAGACGGACGCCGGTATCTCCCAGCTCACCGGCGGGGAGCACGGCGACGGCGCGGTCGTCACCATCGGCGGCATCATCTCGGGCCTCCAGCGCAAGATGACCAAGCAGGGCAACGCCTGGGCCATCGCCACCGTCGAGGACCTGGCCGGCTCCATCGAATGCATGTTCTTCCCCGCGACCTACCAGCTCGTCTCCACGCAGCTGGTCGAGGACACCGTCGTCTTCGTCAAGGGCCGGCTGGACAAGCGCGAGGACGTCCCCCGGCTGGTCGCCATGGAGATGATGGTCCCCGACGTCTCGAACGCCGGGACCAACGCCCCGGTCGTCCTCACCATCCCCACCGTCAAGGTCACCCCGCCGATGGTGACCCGGCTCGGCGAGATCCTGCGCCACCACCAGGGCAACAGCGAGGTCCGCATCAAGCTCCAGGGGCCGCGCACCACCACCGTGCTCCGGCTCGACAAGCACCGGGTCAAGCCGGACCCGGCGCTCTTCGGCGACCTCAAGGTGCTGCTCGGCCCGTCCTGCCTGGCCGGCTAG
- the ybaK gene encoding Cys-tRNA(Pro) deacylase: MAKKKPAGTPAIVALTAAGADFTVHAYEHDPAHPSYGEEAAQALGVSPAQVFKTLLADVDGSLVVAVVPVSGSLDLKALAAAVGGKRAAMADPALAERTTGYVLGGISPLGQRKRLRTVLDASASAFPTICVSAGRRGLEVELAPSTLAALTAAETSPIARG; encoded by the coding sequence ATGGCGAAGAAGAAGCCGGCGGGCACTCCGGCGATCGTGGCCCTGACGGCGGCCGGCGCCGATTTCACCGTGCACGCCTACGAACACGACCCGGCCCACCCGTCCTACGGCGAGGAGGCGGCCCAGGCCCTCGGGGTCTCCCCCGCGCAGGTCTTCAAGACGCTCCTCGCCGACGTGGACGGCTCCCTGGTGGTCGCCGTGGTCCCGGTCTCGGGCAGCCTCGACCTGAAGGCCCTGGCCGCCGCGGTGGGCGGGAAGCGCGCGGCGATGGCCGACCCGGCACTGGCGGAACGCACCACGGGCTACGTCCTGGGCGGCATCTCCCCCCTGGGCCAGCGCAAGCGCCTGCGCACGGTCCTGGACGCCTCGGCTTCGGCCTTCCCCACGATCTGCGTCTCGGCGGGCCGCCGCGGCCTGGAGGTCGAACTCGCCCCGTCCACCCTGGCCGCCCTGACAGCAGCCGAAACGTCTCCGATCGCCCGCGGGTGA
- a CDS encoding LON peptidase substrate-binding domain-containing protein, which produces MTTVRLPLFPLNSVLFPGLVLPLNIFEERYRAMMRELLKAGEDEPRRFAVVAIRDGREVAPTAPGLPDQTAVPERGPAAGFGADPVQAFHRVGCIADAASIREREDGSFEVMATGTVRVRLLSVDASGPFLVAELEELPEDAGDGAGALAEGVLRAFRTYQKRLAGARERSLTGMDLPDEPSVVSYLVAAAAVLDIPAKQRLLQAPDTATRLAEELKLLRTETAVIRHLPSLPAVDLTRAPTSPN; this is translated from the coding sequence GTGACCACCGTTCGCCTGCCCCTCTTCCCGCTGAACTCGGTGCTGTTCCCGGGACTCGTCCTCCCGCTGAACATCTTCGAGGAGCGTTATCGCGCCATGATGCGCGAGCTGCTGAAGGCGGGAGAGGACGAGCCCCGCCGCTTCGCGGTCGTCGCGATCCGCGACGGCCGGGAGGTCGCCCCGACCGCGCCCGGCCTGCCCGACCAGACGGCCGTGCCCGAGCGCGGCCCGGCCGCCGGTTTCGGAGCGGACCCGGTCCAGGCCTTCCACCGGGTGGGCTGCATCGCGGACGCCGCCTCCATCCGGGAGCGCGAGGACGGCAGCTTCGAGGTCATGGCCACCGGCACCGTCCGGGTGCGGCTGCTGTCGGTCGACGCGTCCGGCCCGTTCCTCGTGGCGGAGCTGGAGGAGCTCCCGGAGGATGCGGGCGACGGCGCGGGCGCGCTGGCCGAGGGCGTGCTGCGGGCGTTCCGCACCTATCAGAAGCGCCTCGCCGGAGCCCGCGAACGATCCCTGACGGGCATGGACCTCCCCGACGAGCCGTCGGTGGTCTCGTACCTGGTCGCGGCCGCCGCGGTGCTGGACATCCCGGCGAAGCAGCGCCTCCTCCAGGCCCCGGACACGGCGACCCGCCTCGCGGAGGAGCTGAAGCTGCTGCGCACCGAGACGGCCGTCATCCGCCACCTCCCCTCGCTCCCGGCCGTGGACCTCACCCGCGCGCCGACGAGCCCCAACTGA
- a CDS encoding NYN domain-containing protein → MVRVDRCVVLVDAGYLLGAAASLLAGEPSRSRITVDHAALIQGLRERAEADTEQPLLRIYWFDGAPDRVPQPEHRRLRVMPRVTVRLGALTRSDGRWAQKGVDAAMHAELTELARNRACSDVVLVTGDGDLLPGLMSAKEHGVAVHLWAVQAADGDYNQSEDLVAEADERRVLDRTWITRAVRARDLTGLCAPAPAPRPEIAAILSAPLPEAALAEAARGSGDGTRPAAPVEPEEGGVPAASGAATANGKTVPTPKDLAGALRAPGTAAPAPGPGQALGGAPAGSALRWSSDKGWVDRAGPLGEPAETASLPTLAQLTSAEQRWADREEDITTVGGDPFEVGQVFARRWMERLPETVHLQKLATMYPRIPHRIDGELLRYAARFGLLAHKDDQIDEHDRYAIRAGFWREIDVRAAAEHVAGGGPVATPGAPAAPVAAPVAVAQAAPAAE, encoded by the coding sequence GTGGTACGCGTGGACCGCTGCGTCGTCCTGGTGGACGCCGGCTATCTGCTGGGCGCCGCCGCGAGCCTCCTCGCAGGAGAGCCGTCCCGCTCCCGGATCACCGTCGACCATGCGGCGCTCATCCAGGGCCTGCGCGAACGCGCCGAAGCCGACACCGAGCAGCCGCTCCTGCGGATCTACTGGTTCGACGGCGCACCCGACCGGGTACCCCAGCCCGAGCACCGGCGACTGCGCGTCATGCCCCGCGTCACCGTCCGCCTGGGCGCCCTGACCCGCAGCGACGGCCGCTGGGCCCAGAAGGGCGTCGACGCGGCCATGCACGCCGAGCTCACCGAGCTCGCCCGCAACCGGGCCTGCTCGGACGTCGTGCTCGTCACCGGCGACGGAGACCTGCTGCCCGGCCTGATGTCCGCCAAGGAACACGGGGTCGCCGTCCACCTGTGGGCCGTCCAGGCCGCCGACGGGGACTACAACCAGTCCGAGGACCTCGTCGCCGAAGCCGACGAACGCCGCGTCCTGGACCGCACCTGGATCACCCGGGCCGTCCGCGCCCGCGACCTCACCGGACTCTGCGCCCCCGCGCCCGCCCCGCGCCCCGAGATCGCCGCCATCCTCTCCGCGCCGCTGCCCGAGGCCGCCCTCGCCGAGGCCGCCCGCGGCAGCGGCGACGGAACCCGGCCCGCGGCCCCCGTGGAGCCGGAGGAGGGCGGCGTACCGGCCGCCTCCGGGGCCGCCACCGCCAACGGCAAGACCGTCCCGACCCCCAAGGACCTCGCGGGCGCCCTGCGCGCCCCCGGCACCGCCGCGCCCGCCCCCGGGCCCGGCCAGGCCCTCGGCGGGGCCCCGGCGGGCAGCGCCCTGCGGTGGTCCTCCGACAAGGGCTGGGTCGACCGCGCCGGGCCGCTCGGCGAGCCCGCCGAGACCGCCTCGCTGCCCACCCTCGCCCAGCTCACCTCCGCCGAGCAGCGCTGGGCGGACCGCGAGGAGGACATCACCACCGTCGGCGGCGACCCCTTCGAGGTCGGCCAGGTGTTCGCCCGGCGCTGGATGGAACGGCTCCCGGAGACCGTGCACCTGCAGAAGCTCGCCACCATGTACCCGCGGATCCCGCACCGGATCGACGGGGAGCTGCTGCGCTACGCCGCCCGCTTCGGGCTCCTCGCGCACAAGGACGACCAGATCGACGAGCACGACCGCTACGCCATCCGGGCCGGCTTCTGGCGCGAGATCGACGTACGGGCGGCCGCGGAACACGTGGCCGGCGGCGGTCCGGTCGCCACCCCCGGGGCTCCCGCGGCCCCGGTGGCGGCCCCTGTGGCGGTGGCCCAGGCGGCCCCGGCAGCCGAGTAG
- a CDS encoding ABC transporter permease yields the protein MSATAATTATAAADSAADAVAAPVTAAGVLAPRARFFPALAAVYRAQLSRARVSRIPLLFVATFQSVGIMILMRGVVDGGSEARAVVAGSSVLVVAFVALNLLAQYFGQLRASGGLDHYATLPVPPASVVLGAAAAYASFTLPGTLVTAVFGSVLFGLPMGGLWILAAVVPLAGAALAGLGAALGLLAPRQELATLAGQLGMSAALLLGVLPPERMPDVIVWARDLLPSTYGVEAFARTFEPHPDWTAVLLDLGVCAGVGVLSLAVATWAYRRAAVR from the coding sequence GTGAGCGCCACCGCCGCCACCACGGCCACGGCCGCCGCCGACAGCGCCGCCGACGCCGTCGCCGCACCTGTCACCGCCGCCGGCGTACTGGCACCCCGCGCCCGGTTCTTCCCGGCGCTGGCCGCCGTCTACCGGGCCCAGCTGTCCCGCGCGCGGGTCTCGCGGATCCCGCTGCTGTTCGTGGCCACCTTCCAGTCCGTCGGGATCATGATCCTGATGCGGGGCGTGGTCGACGGGGGCTCCGAGGCGCGGGCCGTCGTCGCCGGTTCCTCGGTGCTGGTCGTCGCCTTCGTCGCGCTGAACCTGCTCGCCCAGTACTTCGGCCAGCTCCGGGCCAGCGGCGGGCTCGACCACTACGCCACCCTGCCCGTGCCGCCCGCGTCCGTGGTGCTGGGCGCGGCCGCCGCGTACGCCTCCTTCACGCTGCCCGGCACGCTGGTGACGGCCGTCTTCGGCAGCGTGCTGTTCGGGCTGCCGATGGGCGGACTGTGGATCCTGGCCGCCGTGGTGCCGCTGGCCGGCGCCGCCCTCGCCGGGCTCGGCGCCGCGCTGGGCCTGCTCGCCCCCCGGCAGGAGCTGGCCACCCTCGCCGGACAGCTCGGCATGTCGGCGGCCCTGCTGCTGGGCGTGCTGCCGCCCGAGCGGATGCCGGACGTCATCGTCTGGGCGCGGGACCTGCTGCCGTCCACGTACGGCGTGGAGGCGTTCGCGCGGACCTTCGAGCCGCACCCCGACTGGACGGCGGTCCTCCTCGACCTCGGCGTGTGCGCGGGGGTGGGCGTGCTGTCCCTCGCCGTCGCGACCTGGGCCTACCGGCGGGCAGCGGTCCGCTGA